The following is a genomic window from bacterium.
CGCCTGAATCGCCACGGCAAACTGATGTCTGGGAATAACCTCTTTTAATTTAAGCACCAGGTCCTTACCTCGTTGATATGCCTTTTCCTGTGGCACAAAAAAAGATAACGCATCAACAATTTCATTGGTTAATAAAATATCGACCTTGACTAACCGGACTTGCCGATAATCCATATATTCATAATCTAAAGAGGCATATCCTCTACTTACAGATTTTAATTTATCATAAAAGTCAAACAAAACATCCGAGAGTGGCAATTCATAAATAATCATTACTCGATTTCCTTCGAGATAATTTAATGATTTCTGGATGCCTCGTTTTAACTGGAGAAGTTTTAATACCCCCCCAACATATTCATTAGGAACTAACACTGTGGCTTTAATATAAGGTTCTTCAGCCTTAGCTATTTCTGCGATATTTGGAAAATGAATTGGGGTATCAATCATTACGACATCACCATTTTTTTTCGTAATCCGATATGGAACTGATGGAGCGGTTGAGATTAAATCTAATTCGTATTCTCGATAAAGCCGTTCAGAAATTATCTCCATATGTAATAATCCTAAAAACCCACATCTATATCCAAATCCTAATGCCGTTGAGGTTTCTGGCTCATATATCCAGGAGGCATCATTTAATCTTAGTTTCTCCACGGCATTTTGTAATTCAGGGAAACTCGAATTAACCCCAGGATAAATACTGCAGAAAACCATAGGTTTTAATTCACGGTATCCGGGTAAAGGCTCTTTTGCCGCAAAATATACCGTGGTGATGGTATCCCCGATTTTGACATCAGCAAGATTTTTTATCCCGGCAATGACATATCCTACCTCCCCGGCTTTCAAGACATCTGTTGGAATCAGGTCTAATTTTAATGAGCCAACCTCACTCACGAGATATGTCTTATCATTAGACATTAATTTAATCTCCATTCCAGGTTTTATTTGTCCTTCAAATACCCGAATATAGACGACGACACCACGATAGACATCAAACCATGAATCAAAAATTAATGCCTGTAAGGATTTATTC
Proteins encoded in this region:
- the lepA gene encoding translation elongation factor 4, whose amino-acid sequence is MELSHIRNFSIIAHIDHGKSTLADRLLEYTNTIDKRQMRDQVLDNMDLERERGITIKAHPVRMEYTAWDGKTYTLNLIDTPGHVDFTYEVSRSLAATEGVLLLIDASQGVEAQTLAHTLLTRSLNKAIIPVITKVDLPNIDVPLVKKQLAEILKLNPDKAILASGKEGIGIDEILESIVDEIPPPTGDANKSLQALIFDSWFDVYRGVVVYIRVFEGQIKPGMEIKLMSNDKTYLVSEVGSLKLDLIPTDVLKAGEVGYVIAGIKNLADVKIGDTITTVYFAAKEPLPGYRELKPMVFCSIYPGVNSSFPELQNAVEKLRLNDASWIYEPETSTALGFGYRCGFLGLLHMEIISERLYREYELDLISTAPSVPYRITKKNGDVVMIDTPIHFPNIAEIAKAEEPYIKATVLVPNEYVGGVLKLLQLKRGIQKSLNYLEGNRVMIIYELPLSDVLFDFYDKLKSVSRGYASLDYEYMDYRQVRLVKVDILLTNEIVDALSFFVPQEKAYQRGKDLVLKLKEVIPRHQFAVAIQAAIGGKIIARETIPHLGKHVTGKCYGGDITRKRKLWEKQKEGKKKMKSFGRVNLPKEAFHAILKIE